In the Gossypium raimondii isolate GPD5lz chromosome 9, ASM2569854v1, whole genome shotgun sequence genome, one interval contains:
- the LOC105800745 gene encoding uncharacterized protein LOC105800745: MALRPIDNALPTTPERPKKQAKLSIPIQTQKKPSDFGVNEEKKASPLPPPPPPADASVDYVSSEKLKPFEDPESKIQGLVEGLESKDWVKVCESLNDVRRFSLHHSTVLLPILEKVMLILVKAMNNPRSALCKTSIMAASDIFNAFGEKLLDFTDSGAFDRLLLQLLLKASQDKKFVCEEADKSLKSMVNTIAPLPLLNKLSGYVNHGNLRVRAKAAVSISNSVSKTGVDEIKEFGLVKLLQMATGSLNDRLPEAREAARSIVFSVYKAFTENEDENPGEAWQSFCQSSLSPIQAQSIIKAVGSQ, from the exons atggcgTTGAGACCCATCGATAATGCACTCCCTACTACACCAGAAAGACCCAAAAAACAAGCCAAATTGTCGATTCCGATCCAAACCCAGAAGAAACCATCAGATTTTGGTGTCAATGAAGAGAAGAAGGCTTCTCCtttaccaccaccaccaccacctgcAGATGCCTCCGTTGATTACGTTTCTTCCGAGAAGCTCAAGCCCTTTGAAGACCCAGAGTCCAAAATCCAA GGATTGGTTGAAGGGTTAGAGTCAAAGGATTGGGTTAAGGTTTGCGAGTCATTGAATGATGTTAGGCGGTTCTCTTTACATCACTCCACCGTATTGCTTCCAATCTT AGAGAAGGTGATGTTGATACTGGTGAAGGCAATGAACAACCCAAGAAGTGCCCTTTGCAAGACCTCGATTATGGCTGCTTCAGATATCTTCAACGCATTTGGTGAAAAACTGCTTGATTTCACTGATTCTGGTGCATTTGATCGGTTG TTGCTGCAACTGTTACTAAAAGCTTCTCAGGATAAGAAATTTGTATGTGAAGAAGCAGACAAGTCATTAAAATCAATGGTTAACACCATTGCTCCTTTGCCTCTGCTTAATAAGCTTAGTGGATATGTTAACCATGGCAACCTTAGAGTCAGAGCCAAAGCTGCTGTTTCCATTTCAAACTCGGTTTCCAAAACg GGTGTGGATGAAATTAAAGAATTCGGGTTGGTTAAACTGCTACAAATGGCCACGGGTTCGTTGAATGATAGATTGCCGGAGGCCAGAGAAGCAGCAAGAAGCATTGTGTTTTCAGTATACAAGGCATTTACTGAAAATGAAGATGAGAATCCAGGGGAGGCTTGGCAAAGCTTTTGCCAATCAAGCTTGTCACCTATTCAAGCTCAGTCCATTATCAAAGCTGTAGGTTCACAGTAG
- the LOC105797781 gene encoding aldehyde oxidase GLOX — MAAPSFIFSILLLLQLLFASLPHHRTLTSAADGSWQLLQKSIGISAMHMQLLRNDRVIMFDRTDFGPSNLPLPTGKCRNDPTDTALQVDCTAHSVEYDVFANKFRALTVQTDVWCSSGAIMPDGNLFQTGGFNDGERRVRVFSPCRTCDWNEIPNGLTAKRWYASNHILPDGRQIIVGGRGQFNYEFIPKNIVTTKINLPFLSETNDKGIENNLYPFVFLNVDGNLFIFANNRAILFDYVNNIVVKKYPMIPGGEPRSYPSTGSAVLLPLKNLKAAAIEAEVLVCGGAPKGSYLQSLKGTFMAALNTCARIKITDPNPEWVMETMPLARVMGDMILLPNGNILLINGAGSGTAGWEQGRDPVLSPVLYQPDNNIGSRFEVQNPTTIPRMYHSTAALLRDGRVLVGGSNPHAFYNFTGVLFPTELSLEAFSPAYLDAKFDKLRPTIIASKSMSGIRYRKKYTIQVVINSNKVDESSVSVTMFAPAFNTHSFSMNQRLLVLGNEKVTAVGNSMYNVEATTPKSGNLAPSGFYLLFVVHQGIPSQGIWVRLH; from the coding sequence ATGGCAGCTCCTTCATTCATCTTTTCtatccttcttcttcttcagcttCTCTTTGCATCACTGCCCCACCATCGCACCCTCACTTCCGCCGCTGACGGTAGTTGGCAGCTCTTGCAAAAAAGCATTGGAATCTCCGCCATGCACATGCAACTCCTTAGGAACGACCGCGTGATTATGTTTGATAGAACCGATTTTGGACCATCTAATTTGCCACTACCAACAGGGAAATGTCGCAATGACCCGACTGACACGGCTCTCCAAGTGGATTGCACAGCTCATTCAGTCGAGTACGATGTTTTCGCCAATAAATTCCGTGCTCTCACTGTCCAAACCGATGTTTGGTGCTCTTCGGGTGCCATCATGCCCGATGGTAATTTGTTCCAAACCGGCGGTTTCAACGATGGTGAACGTCGAGTCAGGGTTTTTAGCCCATGCAGGACGTGCGATTGGAATGAAATACCAAATGGATTGACGGCTAAAAGGTGGTATGCAAGTAACCATATATTGCCCGATGGGAGACAAATCATCGTTGGTGGTCGAGGACAGTTTAACTACGAGTTCATCCCTAAAAACATTGTCACTACTAAGATCAACTTGCCTTTCTTATCGGAAACTAACGACAAAGGAATCGAGAACAATCTTTACCCCTTCGTTTTCCTCAACGTTGATGGAAACTTGTTTATTTTCGCCAACAATCGTgctattttgtttgattatgtGAACAACATTGTTGTCAAAAAGTATCCTATGATCCCCGGCGGTGAACCTCGAAGCTATCCGAGCACTGGTTCGGCCGTTTTGCTTCCATTAAAGAACTTGAAAGCTGCAGCCATTGAAGCTGAAGTTCTAGTATGTGGTGGTGCTCCTAAAGGATCCTACCTTCAATCTTTAAAAGGTACTTTCATGGCTGCCTTGAATACATGCGCTCGGATTAAAATAACCGACCCGAATCCAGAATGGGTCATGGAGACTATGCCTTTAGCTAGAGTCATGGGTGACATGATATTGCTTCCAAACGGCAACATTTTGCTCATCAACGGCGCCGGTTCCGGGACGGCGGGATGGGAACAGGGTCGGGACCCAGTTTTGAGTCCGGTCTTGTACCAACCTGACAACAATATCGGCTCACGGTTCGAGGTCCAAAACCCGACCACCATCCCTCGTATGTACCATTCCACGGCGGCTTTACTTCGTGATGGAAGAGTTTTAGTCGGTGGAAGCAATCCCCACGCGTTTTACAACTTCACCGGCGTACTTTTCCCGACCGAACTAAGCTTAGAGGCATTCTCGCCGGCGTACTTGGACGCTAAATTCGACAAGCTGCGACCAACTATCATTGCTTCTAAGTCGATGTCAGGGATTCGATACCGGAAGAAATATACGATCCAAGTGGTGATTAACAGCAACAAAGTGGATGAAAGCTCGGTGTCGGTGACAATGTTTGCACCAGCTTTCAACACGCATTCGTTCTCCATGAATCAAAGGTTGCTTGTTCTCGGAAACGAAAAAGTGACAGCGGTGGGTAACTCGATGTACAATGTTGAAGCAACGACGCCAAAGTCGGGGAATCTAGCGCCGTCAGGATTTTATCTATTGTTTGTGGTTCATCAAGGCATTCCAAGTCAAGGCATTTGGGTCAGGTTGCATTAA
- the LOC105800749 gene encoding probable histone-arginine methyltransferase 1.3, whose translation MEVLAGQKHKHLEFTLVAVSELSSSSVPPSSTPVIARFSVDSGVAELRFRQDSGFIDGFNVNLGTAQLFKLGPLKSLCISGSSDSNKEKSYARGVTILFRNEEESRDFHSAFEQWQNEDVTQGTHLPNGAISDVKSKFDNKIESSSAKMYFHYYGQLLHQQNMLQDYVRTGTYYAAVIENRADFTGKVVVDVGAGSGILALFAAQAGAKHVYAVEASEMAEYARKLIAGNPSLGQRITVIKGKVEEVELPEKADILISEPMGTLLVNERMLESYIIARDRFLVPKGKMFPSVGRIHMAPFSDEYLFVEIANKALFWQQQNYYGVDLTALHGSAFQGYFSQPVVDAFDPRLLVSPPMSHVIDFNEAKEEDLYEIDIPLKFLASVGTRVHGLACWFDVLFNGSTVQRWLTTAPGAPTTHWYQIRCVLSQPIYVMAGQEITGRLHMVAHNAQSYTIYVTLSAKMWGPGAEQGGIIQSSSCKLDLKEPYYRMSQPQPYTTAQDQQPHQLLQPQDIPIHTDDLEEPKLLQQPLENSGAQLQ comes from the exons atggaggTTTTAGCTGGGCAAAAACACAAACACTTGGAGTTCACTTTAGTGGCAGTTTCTGAACTGTCTTCTTCATCGGTTCCTCCTTCGTCTACGCCAGTGATTGCTCGGTTCAGTGTTGATAGTGGAGTAGCGGAGCTTCGATTTCGCCAAGATTCAGGATTTATCGATGGCTTCAACGTCAATCTGGGAACCGCTCAG CTCTTCAAGTTGGGACCTCTTAAATCGCTTTGCATTTCAGGAAGTTCTGATAGTAACAAAGAG AAATCATATGCACGGGGAGTAACAATCCTGTTTAGAAATGAGGAAGAGAGCAGGGACTTCCATTCTGCATTTGAGCAATGGCAGAATGAAGATGTTACTCAAG GAACGCATTTACCAAACGGAGCCATTTCTGATGTTAAGAGCAAGTTTGATAATAAAATCGAATCATCTTCTGCTAAAATGTATTTCCATTATTACGGACAGTTGCTACATCAGCAAAATATGTTACAGGATTATGTGAGGACAG gAACCTATTATGCTGCTGTAATTGAGAACCGTGCAGATTTTACGGGTAAGGTGGTGGTTGACGTTGGTGCCGGTAGTGGTATTTTAGCGTTATTTGCTGCACAG GCTGGTGCAAAGCATGTTTATGCTGTTGAAGCTTCTGAAATGGCAGAATATGCTCGCAAACTTATTGCTGGGAACCCCTCATTAGGGCAGCGGATTACT GTAATAAAAGGTAAAGTTGAGGAAGTTGAGTTGCCCGAGAAAGCGGATATTCTGATCTCTGAACCAATGG GCACCTTATTAGTTAATGAGAGAATGTTGGAATCTTACATAATTGCAAGAGATCGGTTTCTTGTGCCTAAAGGGAAAATGTTTCCTTCAGTAGGAAG GATACATATGGCCCCTTTCAGtgatgaatatttatttgttgAAATTGCAAATAAG GCTCTTTTTTGGCAGCAACAAAACTATTATGGTGTAGATCTCACAGCGTTACACGGGTCTGCATTCCAGGGATACTTCTCTCAG CCTGTGGTAGATGCTTTTGATCCTAGATTATTGGTGTCTCCTCCAATGTCCCATGTAATTGACTTCAATGAAGCAAAG GAAGAGGACTTGTATGAAATAGACATTCCATTGAAATTCTTAGCATCTGTTGGGACTAGAGTGCATGGATTGGCCTGTTGGTTTGATGTCCTGTTTAATGGAag CACCGTGCAAAGATGGCTTACAACCGCCCCTGGTGCTCCTACAACCCACTGGTACCAGATACGATGTGTTCTTTCTCAGCCAATTTATGTAATGGCTGGGCAAGAAATTACTGGCCGACTTCACATGGTTGCCCATAACGCTCAAAGTTATACCATATATGTAACATTGTCAG CTAAAATGTGGGGTCCCGGGGCTGAACAAGGAGGAATTATTCAGTCCTCATCATGCAAACTCGATCTCAAGGAACCTTATTACAGAATGTCACAGCCTCAACCCTACACAACTGCACAAGACCAACAACCGCACCAGCTACTGCAGCCTCAG GATATACCGATCCACACCGATGACTTAGAGGAACCCAAGTTGCTGCAGCAGCCATTAGAAAATTCGGGAGCTCAGCTCCAGTAA
- the LOC105800746 gene encoding uncharacterized protein LOC105800746 has translation MAGTVSLTLSSVPKYSLKPLLFSRLSTPFPSKHTKRKNYLRPKILKTLTKRFPSSTPINPITPIESQPETKPLDVVVFEPPSDETDKVEEFRVSETPGVLNGENSGDFGKFSPYSVMKFGFYFVGIFLFQTLIAVWVMGNWDSEGKDRNLRKNRSKNGEFLNNGKVGLNSRTMVYCDESELEEKVEEIRAMAREARKIEKKEPKNGDEEDETLNSRARIGIEKEIGTRLSKLEKKLNSKKDTFPGSYSSFLDELNDGDDEKEVNKRLFVKKKFKFRGPEKSLRSGVKGFSGLKDGCKLSNKNGVAANASRFEEVDDGTAVVSQDLVSLPSNREKIEEGELGSLHDNTSAGPESSEERLSNEAIKSMNSRDLDTLKSKISTNENPKAKTKSDKVALLRTSKRIDVSNKPPVDKVMGNQLGIKTDPWWLNLPYVLVILMQRGDDLEGLEGLFTIQLSSEGQEQSKTSCVVAFEDRSDASNFCYLLDCFFEDLGDFSADVIPMSVKELNEAVKSHAKEVIVVQKGQLKLYAGQPFAEVEMALQSLIENNQNASIANSE, from the exons ATGGCGGGGACGGTCTCCCTCACACTCTCCTCCGTTCCCAAGTATTCACTAAAGCCACTCTTATTTTCCCGTCTTTCCACTCCATTTCCTTCAAAACACACCAAGCGTAAAAACTATTTGCGCCCCAAAATCCTCAAAACCCTCACTAAACGTTTCCCTTCTTCCACTCCTATCAATCCCATAACCCCCATAGAATCCCAACCTGAAACTAAACCTCTCGACGTCGTCGTTTTCGAGCCGCCTTCTGATGAAACCGATAAAGTTGAAGAATTTCGGGTTTCAGAGACACCGGGTGTTCTTAATGGAGAAAACAGTGGcgattttggtaaattttctcCTTATTCAGTAatgaaatttggattttattttgttgggATTTTTTTGTTTCAGACTTTAATTGCTGTTTGGGTGATGGGAAATTGGGATTCTGAGGGTAAAGATAGGAACTTGAGGAAAAATAGAAGTAAAAATGGTGAATTTCTTAATAATGGGAAAGTGGGATTGAATTCTAGAACTATGGTTTATTGTGATGAAtctgaattagaagaaaaagttgaagaaattagagctATGGCTAGGGAAGCTcgaaaaattgagaaaaaagaaCCGAAAAATGgggatgaagaagatgaaactTTGAATTCTAGGGCAAGAATTGGGATTGAAAAGGAAATTGGGACTAGATTGAGTAAGTTAGAGAAGAAACTGAACTCAAAGAAAGATACATTTCCGGGGTCTTATTCAAGTTTCTTGGACGAGTTaaatgatggtgatgatgaaaAAGAGGTGAACAAAAGgttgtttgtaaagaagaagtTTAAATTCCGAGGACCTGAAAAGAGTTTGAGAAGTGGCGTGAAGGGTTTTTCCGGTTTAAAAGACGGTTGCAAATTGAGCAATAAGAATGGTGTAGCTGCTAATGCTTCTAGGTTTGAGGAAGTGGATGATGGAACGGCAGTAGTGAGTCAAGACTTGGTTTCCTTGCCGAGTAATAGAGAGAAGATCGAGGAGGGGGAATTAGGATCTTTGCACGATAATACGAG TGCTGGTCCAGAGAGCAGTGAAGAAAGGTTGTCTAATGAAGCTATAAAATCAATGAACTCGAGAGATTTGGATACCCTGAAGTCGAAGATTTCTACAAATGAGAATCCGAAAGCTAAAACCAAATCCGATAAGGTTGCTTTATTGCGTACTTCAAAAAGAATAGATGTTAGCAACAAGCCACCGGTCGATAAAGTCATGGGCAACCAATTGGGCATCAAAACTGATCCATGGTGGCTGAATCTTCCATATGTCCTT GTTATTCTCATGCAACGAGGTGATGATCTAGAAGGACTGGAAGGGCTTTTTACCATACAATTATCATCCGAGGGTCAGGAACAGAGCAAAACTTCTTGTGTTGTTGCATTTGAGGACCGCAGCGATGCCAGTAACTTCTGTTATCTTCTTGACTGTTTTTTTGAAGATCTAGGTGATTTCAGTGCTGACGTCATTCCTATGTCCGTGAAA GAACTTAATGAAGCCGTAAAATCTCATGCCAAGGAAGTAATTGTTGTTCAGAAGGGGCAGCTTAAGCTTTATGCAGGTCAACCATTTGCTGAGGTTGAGATGGCTTTGCAgtctttgattgaaaataaccaaaatgcctCCATTGCAAACTCAGAATAA
- the LOC105800750 gene encoding aldehyde oxidase GLOX, with translation MASPSFIFSILLLHLLFASLPSHRTLTFAADGSWQLLQKSVGISAMHMQLLRNDRVIMFDRTDFGPSNLLLPNGKCRNDPTDTALQVDCTAHSVEYDVFANKFRALTVQTDVWCSSGAIMPDGNLFQTGGFNDGERRVRVFSPCRTCDWNEIPNGLTAKRWYASNHILPDGRQIIVGGRGQFNYEFIPKNIVSNKINLPFLSETNDKGIENNLYPFVFLNVDGNLFIFANNRAILFDYVNNIVVKKYPMIPGGEPRSYPSTGSAVLLPLKNLKAAAIEAEVLVCGGAPKGSYLQSLKGTFMAALNTCARIKITDPNPEWVMETMPLARVMGDMILLPNGNVLLINGAGSGMAGWEQGRDPVLSPVLYQPDNNIGSRFEVQNPTTTPRMYHSTVALLRDGRVLVGGSNPHAFYNFTGVLFPTELSLEAFSPAYLDAKFDKMRPTIIAPKSMSGIRYRKKYTIQVVINSDKVDESSVSVTMFAPAFNTHSFSMNQRLLVLGNEKVTAVGNSIYNIEATTPKSGNLAPSGFYLLFVVHQGIPSQGIWVRLH, from the coding sequence ATGGCATCtccttcatttattttctcaatcctTCTTCTTCACCTTCTCTTTGCATCATTGCCCAGCCACCGTACCCTCACTTTCGCCGCTGATGGTAGTTGGCAACTCTTGCAAAAAAGTGTCGGAATCTCTGCCATGCACATGCAACTCCTTAGGAACGACCGTGTGATAATGTTCGATAGAACCGATTTTGGACCGTCGAATCTATTGTTACCGAATGGGAAATGCCGCAATGACCCAACTGACACGGCTCTCCAAGTGGATTGCACTGCTCATTCGGTAGAGTATGATGTTTTTGCCAATAAATTCCGAGCTCTCACAGTCCAAACCGATGTTTGGTGCTCTTCAGGTGCCATCATGCCTGATGGTAACTTGTTTCAAACCGGCGGTTTCAATGACGGCGAACGTCGGGTCAGGGTTTTCAGCCCATGCAGGACATGTGATTGGAATGAAATACCAAATGGATTGACGGCCAAAAGATGGTATGCAAGTAACCATATATTGCCCGATGGGAGACAAATCATCGTTGGTGGTCGAGGACAGTTTAACTACGAGTTTATCCCTAAAAACATCGTCTCTAATAAGATCAACTTGCCTTTCTTATCGGAAACTAACGACAAAGGAATCGAGAACAATCTTTACCCCTTTGTTTTCCTCAACGTCGATGGAAACTTGTTTATTTTCGCCAACAATCGGGCTATTTTGTTCGATTATGTGAACAACATAGTTGTCAAAAAGTATCCGATGATCCCCGGTGGCGAACCTCGAAGCTATCCGAGCACTGGTTCAGCCGTTTTGCTTCCGTTGAAGAACTTGAAAGCTGCAGCCATTGAAGCTGAAGTTCTAGTATGTGGTGGTGCTCCTAAAGGATCCTACCTTCAATCTTTAAAAGGTACTTTCATGGCTGCCTTGAATACATGCGCTCGGATTAAAATAACCGACCCGAATCCAGAATGGGTCATGGAGACTATGCCTTTAGCTAGAGTCATGGGTGACATGATATTGCTTCCAAACGGCAATGTTTTGCTCATCAACGGCGCCGGTTCCGGGATGGCGGGATGGGAACAGGGTCGGGACCCAGTTTTGAGTCCGGTCTTATACCAACCTGATAACAATATCGGCTCACGGTTCGAGGTTCAAAACCCGACCACCACCCCTCGTATGTACCATTCCACAGTGGCTTTACTTCGTGACGGAAGAGTTTTAGTCGGCGGAAGCAATCCCCACGCGTTTTACAACTTCACCGGCGTACTTTTCCCGACCGAACTAAGCTTAGAGGCATTCTCGCCGGCGTACTTGGACGCTAAATTCGACAAGATGCGACCAACTATCATTGCTCCTAAGTCGATGTCAGGGATTCGATACCGGAAGAAATATACGATCCAAGTGGTGATTAACAGCGACAAAGTGGATGAAAGCTCGGTGTCGGTGACAATGTTTGCACCAGCTTTCAACACGCATTCGTTCTCCATGAATCAAAGGTTGCTTGTTCTCGGAAACGAAAAAGTGACAGCGGTGGGTAACTCGATATACAACATTGAAGCAACGACGCCAAAGTCGGGGAATCTAGCGCCGTCAGGATTTTATCTATTGTTTGTGGTTCATCAAGGCATTCCAAGTCAAGGCATTTGGGTCAGGTTGCATTAA
- the LOC105800747 gene encoding translocase of chloroplast 159, chloroplastic — protein MDSTTMPETETPSSSTGSLLIRAPLTLDSDSEYELETASTVGGSSVNSYENNSELGGSEEGFLSGNEEFETGSEKDRPLDGDPDEGIELGGENNGGVSERYKIYVANKDDDDLDSLETSMADEEESGGVAVPVAQVSMDDEVFDEIPSDEDAGFSGVVKVPGSVESSPRVNMATGVEGEEDEDEEQPLVNSEVENGGLEDFVGEDKGLSLEESQKDDEDGEPSVDKSIPMETLGKERVESVHRNSDEIEETGSVTISDSQPVVETSDEVFVSDMKESSDTDLVEVLAPMSIVDHNVQPGVEDIAKGVGEKGFLSDDDLVQLIFGSSEMTEQVANEVDSEARLETVSQQIVVDSDEEEEAESEYEEAKELLNSATLAALLKAAAGAESGGAGLTITSPDGSKVFPLDGSAHSGSLLQSSKVIPPSNVVDNASKGNLSHEDKHRFEKLQQLRVKFLRLVQRLGHSHADPMVAQVLYRLAIAAGSLFSREFTLESAKRAATQLEAEGKDDLDFSLNIVVLGKTGVGKSASINSILCEQKLRIDAFQPATTSVKEIVGTVYGVKMRILDTPGLQSPVTDEGTNRKVLASIKRFIRKFPPDVVLYVDRLDAHDKDHTDFLLLKSLTDSLGSSIWQNAIVTLTHAASASPEGPMGEPLSFEVFVAQRSHVIHRAISQAVGDLRLMNPSMMHPVALVENHPSCPRDGNGEILLPNGQSWMSQLLLLCYSVKILSEASSLSKPREQFDHQKLFGFRLRSPPLAYLLSSLLQSRSHLKLPNTEGSEDVDLDTELGGWTYSDEEDNDEYDQLPPFKPLKRSEVDKLSKEERKAYYEEYDYRVKLLQKKQWREEVKRMREIKKKGKDGDDNNGYIGDDGNEEEGDPATIPVPLPDMVLPPSFDGDNPTYRYRFLDSASQLLSRPVLDSQPWDHDIGYDGVSLERSLAIAGYYPGAFVVQITKDKREFNIHLDSSVCTKHGENVSTMAGLDVQTVGKQLAYIFRGETKFRNFEINRTTAGLLVTFLGENVATGLKIEDQIAVSKRLLLAGTAGAMRCQGDTAYGANIEFRLKDKDFPVEQNQTTFGLSLVKWRRDLGLMANLQSQFPIGHRSSMTVRVGLNNKQSGQINIKTSSSDQLRIALVSFLPIAASIFRMVYPGSDSKSSAY, from the coding sequence ATGGACTCAACAACAATGCCAGAAACAGAGACCCCATCATCTTCAACAGGTTCTTTACTTATTCGAGCTCCTTTAACTCTTGATTCTGATTCTGAATATGAACTTGAAACTGCAAGTACTGTTGGCGGGAGTAGTGTCAATAGTTATGAGAATAACAGTGAGTTAGGGGGTTCTGAAGAGGGTTTTTTGAGTGGTAATGAGGAGTTCGAGACTGGTTCAGAGAAGGATAGGCCTTTAGATGGAGACCCAGATGAGGGAATTGAATTGGGTGGTGAAAATAATGGTGGGGTTAGTGAAAGGTACAAAATTTATGTAGCTaacaaagatgatgatgatttgGATAGCTTGGAGACTTCAATGGCGGATGAGGAAGAGAGCGGTGGTGTTGCTGTTCCTGTTGCTCAGGTGTCAATGGATGATGAAGTGTTTGATGAAATACCTAGTGATGAAGATGCTGGGTTTTCTGGGGTGGTTAAGGTTCCTGGTAGTGTTGAAAGTTCACCTAGAGTGAACATGGCTACAGGGGTTGaaggtgaagaagatgaagatgaagaacaGCCATTGGTTAATTCAGAGGTTGAGAATGGTGGTTTGGAAGATTTTGTAGGTGAAGATAAGGGGCTTAGTTTAGAAGAGAGCCAAAAAGATGATGAGGATGGTGAGCCTTCTGTTGATAAAAGCATTCCAATGGAAACTCTGGGTAAGGAGAGGGTCGAATCGGTGCACAGAAACAGTGATGAGATAGAAGAGACTGGTTCGGTTACGATTAGTGATTCTCAACCTGTGGTGGAAACCAGTGACGAGGTTTTTGTGTCTGATATGAAAGAATCAAGTGATACCGACTTGGTTGAAGTCTTGGCTCCTATGTCGATTGTAGACCACAATGTTCAACCAGGAGTAGAAGATATAGCTAAGGGTGTTGGTGAGAAAGGTTTCCTTTCGGATGATGATCTTGTGCAACTGATTTTCGGGAGCTCTGAAATGACCGAACAAGTAGCGAATGAGGTAGATTCGGAGGCTCGGTTAGAGACGGTGAGTCAACAGATTGTCGTAGATTCGGATGAAGAAGAGGAAGCTGAGAGTGAATATGAAGAAGCAAAAGAGCTACTCAATTCTGCTACATTGGCTGCTCTTTTGAAAGCTGCAGCAGGTGCTGAATCAGGTGGTGCTGGCCTCACAATCACTTCCCCAGATGGCTCTAAGGTATTCCCTCTCGACGGGTCTGCTCATTCAGGTTCCTTGTTGCAATCTTCGAAAGTTATTCCACCATCAAATGTGGTTGACAATGCATCGAAGGGAAATTTAAGTCATGAAGATAAGCATAGATTTGAAAAGTTGCAACAACTAAGAGTGAAGTTCTTGAGACTTGTACAGAGACTAGGTCATTCTCACGCTGATCCAATGGTGGCGCAGGTGCTGTACCGACTGGCCATTGCTGCAGGTAGTCTTTTCAGTCGAGAATTCACCCTTGAATCAGCCAAGAGAGCTGCAACGCAGCTTGAAGCAGAAGGCAAAGATGACTTGGACTTTTCTTTGAACATTGTGGTTCTTGGCAAAACTGGAGTGGGAAAGAGTGCAAGCATTAATTCCATTTTGTGCGAGCAAAAATTGAGAATAGATGCTTTTCAACCGGCCACAACCTCTGTGaaggagattgttggaacaGTTTATGGAGTTAAGATGAGAATCTTGGATACACCTGGTCTTCAATCTCCCGTGACGGACGAAGGTACTAATCGCAAAGTATTAGCCTCGATAAAGAGGTTCATAAGGAAGTTCCCACCCGATGTTGTTCTTTATGTTGATCGTTTAGACGCGCATGACAAAGATCATACTGATTTTCTATTATTGAAGTCTCTCACGGATTCTCTCGGTTCATCAATATGGCAAAATGCCATTGTGACTCTTACTCATGCTGCATCTGCTTCCCCAGAGGGGCCGATGGGGGAACCCCTAAGTTTTGAGGTCTTTGTTGCTCAACGGTCTCATGTGATTCATCGAGCTATCAGCCAAGCAGTTGGCGATCTGCGTCTAATGAATCCGAGTATGATGCATCCTGTGGCTCTCGTTGAGAACCATCCATCATGTCCTAGAGACGGAAATGGAGAAATTTTGCTTCCAAATGGGCAAAGTTGGATGTCACAGTTGCTACTCTTGTGCTATTCGGTGAAGATCTTATCTGAAGCAAGTTCATTGTCGAAACCACGAGAACAATTTGATCACCAGAAGCTTTTTGGCTTCCGACTTCGTTCCCCACCTCTAGCTTATTTGCTGTCTTCTCTGTTGCAATCCCGATCTCACCTGAAACTACCTAACACTGAAGGCAGTGAGGATGTTGACTTGGATACCGAGTTGGGAGGCTGGACATATTCCGAtgaagaagataatgatgaATATGACCAGCTTCCACCATTCAAGCCTCTAAAGAGATCTGAGGTTGATAAACTTAgcaaagaagagagaaaagcTTACTACGAGGAGTATGATTATCGTGTTAAGCTACTGCAAAAGAAACAATGGAGAGAGGAGGTAAAAAGAATGAGGGAAATCAAGAAGAAAGGGAAAGATGGTGATGATAATAATGGTTATATCGGAGATGATGGAAATGAGGAAGAAGGCGATCCAGCTACTATACCGGTCCCTTTGCCTGACATGGTCCTCCCTCCTTCGTTCGATGGAGACAACCCTACTTATCGGTACCGGTTTCTGGATTCTGCTTCACAGCTTCTCAGTAGACCTGTTTTGGACTCACAGCCTTGGGATCATGATATCGGGTATGACGGTGTTAGCCTCGAAAGAAGTCTTGCTATAGCGGGTTATTATCCGGGGGCATTTGTTGTTCAAATCACAAAGGATAAAAGAGAATTCAATATCCATTTGGATTCTTCAGTCTGTACTAAACATGGAGAGAATGTATCTACCATGGCAGGACTCGACGTCCAAACTGTCGGAAAACAGCTTGCTTACATCTTCAGGGGCGAaacgaaatttagaaattttgaaataaaccGAACAACTGCTGGTTTATTGGTTACTTTCCTAGGTGAAAATGTGGCTACCGGACTCAAGATTGAAGATCAGATTGCAGTAAGCAAACGCTTGCTTTTGGCTGGAACTGCTGGGGCTATGAGATGCCAAGGTGATACGGCATATGGAGCTAACATTGAATTCCGGCTAAAGGATAAGGACTTTCCTGTTGAGCAAAACCAGACCACATTTGGACTGTCTTTGGTGAAATGGAGGCGAGACCTGGGTCTAATGGCTAACTTGCAGTCTCAATTCCCTATCGGACATAGGTCTTCAATGACTGTTCGTGTCGGATTGAACAACAAGCAGAGCGGAcaaatcaatatcaaaacaAGCAGCTCAGATCAATTACGTATAGCACTGGTTTCTTTTCTTCCAATTGCAGCCTCCATTTTTAGAATGGTCTATCCCGGCTCTGATTCTAAAAGTTCTGCATATTAG